In one Pogona vitticeps strain Pit_001003342236 chromosome 14, PviZW2.1, whole genome shotgun sequence genomic region, the following are encoded:
- the LOC110090725 gene encoding testis-specific serine/threonine-protein kinase 2 encodes MDDAAVLKKKGYILGGRLGESSFAKVKSAYSERLKFNVAVKITDRQKVPTEFLEKFLPRELEILSTVNHCSIIKIYEIFETSGKVYIVMELCVQGDLLEFIKGNRGLPEEVARRMFRQLCCAIKYCHDLDVVHRDLKCDNVLLDKDMNVKLSDFGFSRRCFRDGNGKILPSQTFCGSAAYAAPEVIQGIPYHPKVYDMWSLGVILYVMVSGFMPYDDSNVKRMLRLQKDHQILFPESLSMECKDLIFHMLHPDVSHRLRIEEVLNHPWVQGKHLMAHRF; translated from the coding sequence ATGGACGACGCTGCCGTTCTGAAGAAGAAAGGTTATATTCTGGGAGGCCGTTTGGGCGAGAGCTCCTTCGCCAAAGTGAAGTCCGCCTACTCGGAGCGCCTCAAGTTCAACGTGGCGGTGAAGATTACCGACCGGCAGAAAGTCCCGACAGAATTCTTGGAAAAATTTCTGCCCCGGGAACTGGAAATCTTGTCGACGGTGAACCATTGCTCCATCATCAAAATCTACGAGATCTTTGAGACCTCCGGGAAAGTCTACATCGTGATGGAGCTGTGCGTCCAGGGGGACTTGCTGGAGTTTATCAAGGGCAACCGCGGACTGCCGGAAGAAGTGGCCCGCAGGATGTTCCGCCAGCTGTGCTGCGCCATCAAGTACTGCCACGATTTAGACGTGGTGCACCGAGATTTGAAATGTGACAACGTGCTTCTGGACAAAGACATGAATGTCAAGTTGTCCGATTTTGGTTTCTCCAGGCGATGCTTCCGGGACGGGAATGGCAAAATCCTCCCTAGCCAGACTTTCTGTGGTTCTGCCGCTTACGCCGCTCCGGAGGTGATCCAAGGCATCCCGTACCACCCCAAAGTTTACGACATGTGGAGCTTAGGGGTCATTCTCTATGTCATGGTCTCCGGCTTCATGCCGTACGACGACTCCAACGTCAAGCGAATGCTGCGGCTGCAGAAGGACCATCAGATCCTCTTCCCCGAATCCCTCAGCATGGAGTGCAAGGATCTGATCTTCCACATGCTGCACCCTGATGTCTCTCACCGGCTGCGGATCGAAGAAGTGTTGAACCACCCGTGGGTGCAGGGGAAGCACCTGATGGCGCacagattttga